The bacterium genome contains a region encoding:
- a CDS encoding response regulator, with protein MKRVLVIDDDPDILTLLKETLEANHFECHVAASPQEGLETAIASKPHLILLDLMLPGMSGFGFMRELKKHKELAATPIVVLTALSDEEIAEESLSLGAKGYLSKACNAKELVTMVQAYSD; from the coding sequence GTGAAGCGTGTGCTCGTGATCGATGACGATCCCGATATCTTAACGCTCCTTAAAGAGACCCTTGAAGCCAATCACTTCGAGTGCCATGTCGCCGCCTCGCCGCAAGAGGGTCTCGAAACCGCCATCGCCAGCAAGCCTCATTTGATTCTATTAGACCTCATGCTTCCGGGCATGAGCGGCTTCGGCTTCATGCGTGAGCTCAAAAAGCACAAGGAGCTGGCCGCCACTCCCATCGTGGTCCTGACCGCGCTCTCCGACGAGGAGATCGCCGAGGAAAGCCTCTCGCTGGGCGCCAAGGGCTACTTGAGCAAGGCCTGCAACGCCAAAGAGCTGGTCACGATGGTTCAAGCCTATTCCGACTGA